The genomic region caatcacaaaatcaaccaaaaacaaagaaaaatcaaaccaaaaatcaatccaaacccaaaatcaaactttcaacaaaaaacccattaacccaaacccaaactcaaatCGAAACCTCCGTCACCACTGCAATGGAGAGCTTGCTGCTTTCTTTGCTCGTGAAGAGCTTGCTGCTACCattagagaagagagaaacaaGTGCAAGACAGctacaacaaagaaaaagatcaaaaaataaaaaatgaagggaAAGGAACGTAGGAGAAGAAGTAGAGAAAAGTGGGATTTtgtgagattaaaaaaataaataaataaaaagggtaGATTAGTGGTGGGGTTAAAAGTGTTTTAGTGGTGGGGGTTAAAAGTGAGGGGAAAGGAAGCTTCAAGCCTCCTTACTTGTAAATATCTCTACAATATAATTTAATCATAAAAGAAttataattgagtttttttttttaaataaagcatgattttatttggaattttattaaagtctatattacaatttttaattcaaattagtgcctttttttaaaaaactaaagtCATACTAATTGtaaataatttctctctctctctctctctctctctctctctctccaatgcATAATCCTGAAACAACACATCGAAATATTTCATTGATGATAGAATGATGGTCGAAGACACCGATTTGCCGGCTGTCGCCGAAGCCATTATTTTGATGGTCTAGGCACCCGTGCTAGCGGCACGGTGGACAGAGACACTATTTCGGTGGTTCAATCATTGGACCTCCACCACAAGCGGCTTCATTGGCTGAACCACCGATGTTGGTAGTTTACTTAAAATATaagcttaaatttaaaaagtatgaCCATTagggaaaatttttaaaaaaattgatgaaaaatgaatattttattgaaatatcttgtaaaatagataaactgatataaatgttttgtaaaagtaataatgtaaaataaaaaaaagtaagttttttgaataaaatatacGAAATCTTTAAGAAGGGTTGATGCGGTTGCTCTTAAGGAAAATTCCGGTAAATATATATGCAACTAAAATTGAAGATATGAATAGAATACGAGTAGTTGTTATTCATCATCCAACAAAAAGATGCTAAAACAAAAGCAGTATTAAGAGTGAGTATCATATTCCACAACCGTTGAAACTTAAAGTTAAAACATGTCAGAGAGGGTAGGTAGCTTGACCTCTCCCTTGGTAGAAAGGGGAATGGTGAAGTTTCCAATGATGGGAAGGTCAATAATGAGACCCAAATCCAATTCATAGTCTATGTCCCAATCTGCACAGACATCCTTTGCCAAGCTCACCAATATACTGTGTGCCACCTTCACTGGAACCTCTAGCAATGTTATATCACTCGCCTTCAGGGACCCTGGGTCTGGTATTGTCCCTGATGCAATCACCCTGACCCACACATACATACAATTACCATAAATTAT from Castanea sativa cultivar Marrone di Chiusa Pesio chromosome 11, ASM4071231v1 harbors:
- the LOC142617488 gene encoding desiccation protectant protein Lea14 homolog — protein: MSQLLDKAKNFVAEKVANIKKPEASINDVDFKRVSRDSVEYLAKVSVTNPYGHPIPICEISYTLKSAGRVIASGTIPDPGSLKASDITLLEVPVKVAHSILVSLAKDVCADWDIDYELDLGLIIDLPIIGNFTIPLSTKGEVKLPTLSDMF